The window TGCATGGACTGGGCCGTCAGCGACGAGCCCGAGCTGTGGTTCGTGCCGCGCGGCACCGAGCGCAGCGGCAATGCCGACCACGAGAGCCACCGCTGGACGTCCACGTACTCCAACGTCGCCGTCAGCATGTGGGGCCTGGGCACGGTCGACGGCCTGAACGAGAAGGGCCTCGGCGCCCACGCGCTCTACCTCAACCCCGACGACGTCGCCTTCCCCGAGGCCGATGGACGGCCCTCGGTCGCGAACGCGCTGTGGGTGCAGTACCTGCTCGACAACTACGCCACGGTGGCCGAGGCCGTCGCCGACATCGGCCGCATCCGGATCACCTCGCCCACCTTCCGCGGCATCCAGCTCGGCGTGCACATCGCGATCGAGGACGCCTCCGGCGACTCGGCCGTGATCGAGCCCGTCGGCGGCGAGCTGGTCGTGCACCACGGCCCCGAGTACACGGTGATGGCGAACTCCCCGACGCTCGACCGGCAGCTGGAGAACCTCGCCCGCTACCGTCCCTTCGGCGGCGAGCTGCCGCCGCCCGGCGACATCAGCTCCACCGACCGCTTCGTGCGCTCGGCCTACTTCCTGCACTACCTGCCCGAGCCCGAGAGCGCCGAGGAGGCCGTCGCCGGCGTCTTCCAGCTGATCGCAAACGTCTCGGTGCCCTACGGGGCCCCGTACACGACGGGAGACGTCTACCCCACCTGGTGGCGCTCGGGCGCCGACCTGACGAACCGGGTCTACTACTTCGGCTCCACCCGCAGTCCGAACATCTTCTGGGTCGAGCTCGACGAGCTCAAAGACCGCACCGAGGTCGCGAAGCTCGACCCGCGCGACCTCGCGCTCGTCGGCGACCAGACCGCGAACCTCGCACCGGCGCCGCTGCTCTACTGAGCGGCGACGCCGGGCGAGGTGCACGAGGCTACGGCTACTTCACCTTCTTCACTGTGTAGGCGAAGGCGTCGACGCGGATGACCGTGCCCGACGACTTGACGACGGTGATCGTGTGGTCGCCGTTCTTCAGCCCGGCCGACTCGAACAGCGTCTGCCCGGTGCGGCGCACCTCGGCGTGGGTGTCGACCGTCTTCACGTACGCGCCGTCGACGTAGACGTCCACCGTCCCCTGGTCGGGAGCGAGCGGACCGACCCAGGAGACCCCGGTGCCGGTGAAGCCGAAGGTGGCGAAGGCCCCGTCTGC of the Herbiconiux flava genome contains:
- a CDS encoding linear amide C-N hydrolase yields the protein MCTRILWNTNQVAKTVSRCMDWAVSDEPELWFVPRGTERSGNADHESHRWTSTYSNVAVSMWGLGTVDGLNEKGLGAHALYLNPDDVAFPEADGRPSVANALWVQYLLDNYATVAEAVADIGRIRITSPTFRGIQLGVHIAIEDASGDSAVIEPVGGELVVHHGPEYTVMANSPTLDRQLENLARYRPFGGELPPPGDISSTDRFVRSAYFLHYLPEPESAEEAVAGVFQLIANVSVPYGAPYTTGDVYPTWWRSGADLTNRVYYFGSTRSPNIFWVELDELKDRTEVAKLDPRDLALVGDQTANLAPAPLLY